The bacterium genome includes a window with the following:
- a CDS encoding GNAT family N-acetyltransferase yields MARPTLRDRLRRVLSTSEHGVRLAEARDAAAISRLLQTLAAQEWDVTPEDLAASVEGALARPDNVMFVLRDDTDGAAKGMAVIHVLPALAEGGRQIYIDDLVVTPEAWEQGLGGRLMRAIVGIGEAIDASLIFLHARPSNAEAKRLYESAGFKAVDDVVYQLED; encoded by the coding sequence ATGGCAAGACCGACGTTGCGCGACCGTCTGCGTCGCGTCTTATCCACATCCGAACACGGCGTGCGTTTGGCGGAAGCCCGAGACGCGGCCGCAATCAGCCGCCTGTTGCAGACGCTGGCGGCGCAGGAATGGGATGTCACGCCCGAGGATCTGGCCGCATCGGTCGAGGGCGCGCTGGCGCGTCCGGACAATGTCATGTTCGTGTTGCGCGACGACACCGACGGCGCGGCGAAGGGCATGGCGGTGATCCATGTGCTGCCGGCGCTGGCCGAAGGAGGGCGGCAGATCTACATCGATGATCTGGTCGTGACACCCGAAGCGTGGGAGCAGGGACTCGGCGGACGGCTGATGCGGGCGATTGTCGGCATCGGCGAGGCGATCGACGCGTCGTTGATCTTCCTCCACGCGCGCCCCTCGAACGCGGAGGCGAAGCGGCTCTACGAGAGCGCCGGCTTCAAGGCCGTCGACGATGTCGTCTATCAACTCGAAGATTAG
- a CDS encoding helix-turn-helix transcriptional regulator, whose translation MDVGLLVRMLREAERLSQQTLAKRLGVSRTYLSQIERGARDPGFALLKKLSKELRIPLPLLVLQDTESENQEVIAELRAILGTLLAARVSRKLDKR comes from the coding sequence ATGGATGTCGGGCTACTAGTCAGGATGCTGCGGGAGGCAGAGCGTCTATCCCAGCAGACATTGGCCAAGAGGCTCGGAGTTTCACGAACGTATCTCTCGCAGATCGAGCGAGGAGCGCGTGATCCCGGCTTCGCGTTGTTGAAGAAACTCTCCAAGGAGCTACGCATTCCGCTCCCATTGCTCGTGTTGCAGGACACTGAAAGCGAGAATCAAGAGGTCATCGCCGAGCTCCGGGCAATCCTAGGAACACTTCTAGCGGCAAGAGTGTCGCGAAAGCTCGACAAGAGATGA
- a CDS encoding 3-deoxy-manno-octulosonate cytidylyltransferase, producing the protein MTHKRRIAPGDCVGIIPARWGSTRFPGKILTPIAGVPLLERVIVGCRRSRRVKRWLVATDDRRIARCAEAAGIEAVITPKSLASGSDRAAYVSRRLRALWIINWQGDEWTPDGRPIDLLVEALERHADCPVATLARTLDPAHAENPNRVKVVLSRSGRALYFSRAPIPHATNGTEPFWLHLGAYAFERPMLLRFAGWPRTPLEKRERLEQLRLLEHDVPIAVGLCRTRTHGVDTPEDASALEKWLGHGR; encoded by the coding sequence ATGACCCACAAGCGCCGCATCGCCCCAGGGGATTGCGTCGGCATCATCCCGGCGCGCTGGGGCTCGACCCGCTTTCCCGGCAAGATTTTGACGCCCATCGCAGGTGTGCCATTGCTGGAGCGGGTGATTGTCGGCTGCCGCCGTTCCCGGCGCGTGAAACGCTGGCTGGTGGCCACCGATGACCGACGCATTGCCCGCTGCGCCGAAGCGGCGGGAATCGAAGCGGTTATCACCCCGAAGTCACTGGCCTCCGGCTCCGATCGCGCCGCCTATGTTTCACGCCGCCTGCGGGCACTTTGGATCATCAATTGGCAGGGCGACGAGTGGACCCCCGACGGGCGTCCGATCGATCTGCTGGTCGAGGCCCTCGAACGCCACGCCGATTGTCCGGTGGCGACACTGGCGCGCACGCTGGACCCCGCGCACGCAGAAAATCCCAACCGCGTCAAAGTTGTGCTTTCACGTTCGGGACGGGCGTTGTACTTTTCGCGGGCACCGATCCCCCACGCAACTAACGGGACCGAGCCCTTCTGGCTGCATCTGGGCGCCTACGCCTTTGAGCGGCCGATGCTGTTGCGATTTGCCGGCTGGCCCCGGACGCCGCTGGAAAAACGCGAGCGGCTCGAGCAGTTGCGACTGCTCGAACACGATGTCCCGATCGCGGTTGGCCTCTGCCGGACCCGCACCCACGGGGTGGACACGCCGGAGGACGCCAGCGCGTTGGAGAAATGGCTCGGACACGGCCGATGA
- a CDS encoding PaaI family thioesterase has translation MSRTPRKKPADLSQNWTAARRRMLTSRFRTVPFPNWMGMKIVRLAAGAATLSLTAARHHRQYQGIVHGGALASLADTAATFAALTVIPEGTDLVTIEFKMNYLAALPGGTAWAAGRTVRVGSRVAVAAVDVYGPTKDRLIATGTFTMLVFPQSGNKGAA, from the coding sequence ATGAGCCGAACGCCGCGTAAGAAACCCGCCGACCTGTCGCAGAACTGGACGGCCGCGCGCCGGCGGATGTTGACGTCGCGGTTTCGTACCGTCCCCTTCCCCAACTGGATGGGCATGAAGATCGTTCGTCTGGCGGCGGGCGCGGCGACGCTGTCGTTGACGGCGGCGCGTCATCACCGGCAGTATCAGGGAATCGTGCACGGCGGGGCGCTGGCCTCGCTGGCCGACACCGCCGCGACCTTCGCGGCGCTCACGGTGATCCCCGAAGGAACCGATCTGGTGACGATCGAGTTCAAGATGAATTACCTGGCGGCGCTGCCCGGCGGGACGGCGTGGGCGGCGGGACGGACCGTGCGGGTGGGGTCGCGGGTGGCGGTCGCCGCGGTTGATGTGTACGGCCCGACGAAGGATCGCCTGATCGCGACGGGCACATTCACGATGCTGGTTTTTCCGCAATCCGGGAACAAAGGGGCGGCGTGA
- the gatC gene encoding Asp-tRNA(Asn)/Glu-tRNA(Gln) amidotransferase subunit GatC, with the protein MAITREEVAHTAKLARLELTDAELERFGRDLARISAYMDQLAEVRDAAAEARAVLPLVPDAEALRDDVIRPSLPRESALSGAPEPEDGFFRVPKVIG; encoded by the coding sequence ATGGCAATCACCCGTGAGGAAGTGGCCCATACGGCGAAGTTGGCGCGGTTGGAGTTGACCGACGCGGAATTGGAGCGATTCGGACGCGATCTGGCCCGCATCTCCGCCTACATGGACCAGCTCGCCGAAGTGCGCGATGCCGCCGCCGAGGCCCGCGCCGTCCTGCCGCTTGTGCCCGACGCCGAGGCGCTCCGTGACGATGTGATCCGTCCCAGTCTGCCAAGGGAGTCCGCGCTTTCCGGCGCCCCCGAGCCTGAGGACGGCTTCTTCCGGGTCCCCAAAGTCATCGGATAG
- a CDS encoding NUDIX hydrolase, translating to MSYLGSATIAGWEARYGRPVEWHHHQPVSSHDFDGIKASQKDGRDHDITFYIENRGRVAVIAKPIYPRGLFRAPSGGLHVGETLEEGAAREAYEETGLVMTLDRYLLRARVVFEDCGREILWWTHVFSAHTDDEVIAPVDTQEIREARWALPEEFADFTAQMATADRGGLRYRAALHRQIAMIHPLFKS from the coding sequence GTGAGTTATCTGGGCAGCGCAACCATCGCCGGCTGGGAGGCGCGCTACGGCCGACCGGTCGAGTGGCACCACCATCAGCCGGTCTCCAGCCACGATTTCGACGGTATCAAGGCCAGCCAGAAGGACGGCCGCGACCATGACATCACCTTCTACATCGAAAACCGCGGGCGTGTGGCCGTGATCGCCAAGCCGATTTATCCGCGCGGGCTTTTCCGCGCGCCATCAGGCGGTTTGCATGTGGGCGAGACACTGGAGGAAGGCGCGGCGCGCGAGGCCTATGAGGAAACCGGACTGGTGATGACGCTGGACCGGTATCTGTTGCGCGCCCGGGTGGTCTTTGAGGACTGCGGCCGCGAGATCCTCTGGTGGACGCACGTCTTCAGCGCCCACACCGACGATGAGGTGATCGCGCCGGTCGATACGCAGGAGATCCGCGAGGCGCGTTGGGCGTTGCCGGAGGAGTTTGCGGACTTTACCGCCCAGATGGCAACCGCCGACCGTGGCGGTTTGCGATACCGTGCCGCACTTCACCGGCAAATCGCCATGATCCACCCCCTTTTCAAATCCTGA
- a CDS encoding CTP synthase, with product MDAVVSQTRHIFVTGGVVSSLGKGIAAASLGLLLKRRGLRVGMQKFDPYLNVDPGTMNPFQHGEVFVLDDGAETDLDLGHYERFLDENLTRQSNVTTGQVYETIISRERRGDYLGATVQVIPHVTNEIKSRIRRIEKRDGALDVVITEIGGTVGDIESQPFLEAIRQMGLESPPGHTLYIHLTLVPYIDTAGEPKTKPTQHSVKALREIGIQPHILLCRTQQELSEEIRAKIGLFCNMPASAVFSAVDVDSVYKVPLLFHEQGVDDLVCRFLNLAPPPPQLDDWRKIVQTITNPKHHVRIAICGKYVSLKDAYKSIIESFVHAGVANDAHVELVWVSSENIKKHGAEQYLDNVDGLLIPGGFGERGVEGKIESIRFVRQHGIPFFGICLGMQCAVIEFARNVCGLEGAQSSEFNREAPHPVITLLSEQREVTNMGGTMRLGAYPCVVAEGTNSHRAYGVTQISERHRHRYEFNNGYRDQIFGAGMIPAGLSPDGTLVEIVEIPKHPWFVGVQFHPELKSRPTNPHPLYRDFVAAAVRFRQSRQTESIVEQRSA from the coding sequence ATGGACGCAGTGGTCAGTCAAACACGGCATATTTTCGTCACCGGCGGCGTGGTCTCCTCCCTGGGAAAAGGCATCGCCGCCGCCTCGCTGGGGCTGTTGCTCAAGCGGCGCGGCTTGCGCGTCGGAATGCAAAAGTTCGACCCCTACCTTAATGTCGACCCCGGCACGATGAACCCCTTCCAGCACGGCGAGGTGTTTGTCCTCGATGACGGCGCCGAGACCGACCTCGATCTGGGCCACTACGAGCGGTTCCTCGATGAGAACCTCACCCGCCAGAGCAATGTCACCACCGGGCAAGTCTACGAAACCATCATCTCGCGCGAGCGGCGCGGCGATTACCTCGGCGCCACTGTCCAGGTCATCCCGCATGTCACCAACGAGATCAAATCGCGAATTCGCCGGATCGAGAAGCGCGACGGCGCCCTCGATGTGGTGATCACCGAAATCGGCGGGACCGTCGGCGACATCGAATCACAGCCCTTCCTCGAAGCAATCCGTCAGATGGGGCTGGAAAGTCCGCCTGGCCACACGCTCTATATCCACCTGACGCTGGTGCCCTACATCGACACCGCCGGCGAACCGAAGACCAAGCCCACGCAGCACTCGGTCAAGGCCCTGCGCGAGATCGGGATCCAGCCGCACATCCTGCTTTGCCGCACTCAACAGGAACTCTCCGAGGAAATCCGCGCCAAAATCGGCCTGTTCTGCAATATGCCCGCCAGCGCGGTCTTCTCCGCGGTCGATGTCGATTCGGTCTACAAGGTTCCGCTCCTGTTCCATGAGCAGGGCGTCGATGATCTCGTTTGTCGCTTCCTCAACTTGGCTCCGCCGCCGCCGCAGCTGGACGACTGGCGCAAGATCGTCCAGACCATCACCAACCCAAAGCATCATGTACGCATCGCGATCTGCGGCAAGTACGTGTCCCTGAAGGACGCTTACAAGTCGATCATCGAATCGTTCGTGCATGCCGGTGTCGCCAACGACGCCCATGTCGAGCTGGTGTGGGTTTCCTCGGAGAACATCAAGAAGCACGGCGCCGAGCAGTACCTTGACAACGTCGATGGCTTGCTCATCCCCGGCGGGTTCGGCGAGCGAGGCGTGGAAGGGAAAATCGAGTCGATCCGCTTTGTCCGCCAGCATGGCATCCCGTTTTTCGGCATCTGCCTCGGCATGCAGTGCGCCGTGATCGAGTTCGCCCGCAACGTCTGCGGCCTGGAGGGAGCGCAGTCCTCCGAATTCAACCGCGAGGCGCCGCACCCGGTTATCACGCTGCTTTCCGAACAGCGCGAAGTGACCAACATGGGCGGCACCATGCGTCTGGGCGCCTATCCCTGCGTCGTGGCCGAGGGGACCAACTCCCACAGGGCCTACGGCGTCACGCAGATTTCCGAACGCCACCGCCACCGCTATGAATTCAACAACGGCTACCGCGACCAGATCTTCGGCGCCGGGATGATCCCCGCCGGTCTCTCGCCCGATGGCACGCTGGTGGAAATCGTCGAAATCCCCAAGCACCCGTGGTTCGTCGGCGTCCAGTTCCATCCCGAACTGAAGTCGCGCCCGACCAACCCGCATCCGCTCTACCGCGACTTCGTCGCCGCGGCGGTCCGCTTCCGCCAGTCGCGCCAGACCGAGTCGATTGTGGAGCAACGATCCGCCTGA
- a CDS encoding NADH-quinone oxidoreductase subunit M has product MGLLSFLIFWPAVAGIALLLWPRDEGKELGIVAAIASAVELVASLWLWFGFVPGGGFQFVEKAAWIPRFGINYALGLDGISLLLVLLTTLLTIIAVVSSFTGIKQGRRGYYASLLFLETGVIGAFCATDVFLFYIFWEAMLIPMYFLIGIWGGERRIYATVKFVLYTMVGSLLMLVAILWTYQYSNAGGNGTFDLFAWYQLNIPAGAQLWLFAAFALAFAIKVPMFPFHTWLPDAHVQAPAAGSVMLAGVLLKLGTYGFMRFAMPLFPDGYAVLADTIRVLAVIGIVYGAAMTLIQSDVKSLVAYSSVSHLGFVMLGLASLNLIGASGALLQQINHGISTGALFLLIGMIYERRHTRQIADYGGIFATVPVFTIIFLIVTLSSIGLPGTNGFVGEFLILLGAFQTSPAAAIISTTAVILAAGYMLWLVRRVFFGPLTHPENEKILDLDRRELAVVIPLVALIIWIGVYPKPFLARIEPDLKTWVEQVKPPQYGAPADPSESFTLPAAEVTR; this is encoded by the coding sequence ATGGGTCTGCTCTCGTTCCTCATCTTCTGGCCCGCCGTCGCTGGCATCGCCCTGCTTCTCTGGCCGCGCGATGAGGGGAAGGAACTGGGGATTGTCGCCGCGATTGCCTCGGCCGTCGAACTGGTTGCGTCGCTTTGGCTCTGGTTCGGCTTTGTCCCCGGCGGCGGATTCCAGTTCGTCGAAAAGGCGGCCTGGATCCCCCGCTTCGGCATCAATTACGCCCTCGGGCTCGATGGCATCTCGCTGCTTTTGGTCCTGCTCACCACGCTTCTGACCATCATCGCGGTGGTCTCGTCGTTTACCGGCATCAAGCAGGGCAGACGCGGCTACTATGCTTCGCTTCTGTTCCTCGAGACCGGCGTGATCGGCGCCTTCTGCGCCACCGATGTCTTCCTCTTCTATATCTTCTGGGAGGCGATGCTGATCCCGATGTACTTCCTGATCGGCATCTGGGGCGGGGAACGTCGCATCTACGCCACCGTCAAGTTCGTGCTCTACACCATGGTCGGATCGCTGCTGATGCTGGTGGCCATTCTCTGGACTTACCAGTACAGCAACGCCGGCGGCAATGGCACCTTCGACCTGTTCGCCTGGTATCAACTCAACATTCCCGCCGGCGCACAGCTCTGGCTCTTCGCTGCCTTTGCGCTCGCGTTTGCCATCAAGGTGCCGATGTTTCCGTTCCACACCTGGCTGCCCGATGCGCATGTGCAGGCGCCCGCCGCCGGATCGGTCATGCTGGCCGGTGTGCTGCTGAAACTGGGCACCTATGGCTTCATGCGTTTCGCCATGCCGCTGTTCCCCGACGGGTATGCGGTATTGGCCGACACCATCCGCGTGCTGGCGGTGATCGGCATCGTCTATGGCGCGGCGATGACCCTGATCCAGTCCGATGTCAAGAGTCTGGTGGCCTATTCCTCGGTCTCGCACCTCGGCTTTGTGATGCTTGGGCTGGCCTCGCTCAATCTGATCGGCGCCTCCGGCGCGCTGTTGCAGCAGATCAATCATGGCATCTCGACCGGCGCGCTCTTTTTGCTCATCGGGATGATCTATGAGCGCCGTCATACCCGTCAGATCGCCGACTATGGCGGCATCTTCGCCACCGTGCCGGTCTTCACCATCATCTTCCTGATCGTGACGTTGTCCTCGATCGGTCTGCCGGGCACCAACGGTTTCGTCGGCGAGTTTCTGATTCTCCTGGGCGCCTTCCAGACCAGCCCGGCCGCGGCGATCATCTCGACCACCGCCGTGATTCTCGCCGCCGGCTACATGCTCTGGCTGGTGCGACGGGTCTTCTTTGGTCCGCTCACTCATCCGGAGAATGAGAAGATTCTCGACCTCGACCGCCGCGAGCTGGCGGTGGTCATCCCGCTTGTGGCGCTGATCATCTGGATCGGCGTCTACCCGAAGCCCTTCCTGGCGCGCATTGAACCGGACTTGAAGACCTGGGTCGAACAGGTGAAGCCGCCGCAATATGGCGCTCCGGCCGACCCGTCCGAGTCATTCACCCTGCCGGCCGCGGAGGTGACGCGATGA
- a CDS encoding NADH-quinone oxidoreductase subunit N gives MNWAAIAPEIILCLGVFVVMLLDVTSKGKFNAGWLAAFVIFAAAVSVALQFENIEVGFSGMVLADRFAHMIRLVICTGALLATLTAAGSWKAKGANTIFGVDYFALLLLSVIGMDLLVTGAHMAVLFIALEILSLPLYAMAAGHGKHDEHVEAGAKYFLNGAFASGILLFGIALVYGATGSFNLEQIGRAIAQGDAHGLLVWIGGILIAIGFLFKIAAAPFHAWAPDVYAGAPTPTVAFYSAAPKAAAVGLLLRLTLSVFADIPMESFLWGIAWLSMLVGNLLALRQHDLKRLLAYSGIAHMGYALVGLAAGGSSAVGAVSFYLLGYAGMSVGGFAVLCAISHGGVSATLENVAGLGKRHPALAAVLSIFMFALAGIPPTVGFAGKFVVFSEAVRADLVGLVIWAVLFSALSVYYYLRVVVAMWMWPPTEESAAIDPPASLRPALWLATLVTMIPGLYPQPFLDLAGSSLFWLL, from the coding sequence ATGAATTGGGCCGCGATCGCCCCCGAAATCATCCTCTGTCTGGGCGTGTTCGTGGTGATGCTGCTCGATGTCACCTCGAAGGGGAAGTTCAACGCCGGCTGGCTGGCGGCCTTCGTGATTTTCGCCGCCGCCGTCAGCGTCGCGCTGCAGTTTGAGAACATCGAAGTCGGTTTCTCCGGCATGGTCCTCGCCGACCGTTTTGCCCACATGATCCGTCTGGTGATCTGCACCGGCGCGCTGCTGGCCACGCTCACCGCCGCCGGCTCCTGGAAGGCCAAAGGCGCCAACACGATCTTCGGCGTCGATTATTTCGCCCTGCTGCTGCTGTCGGTGATCGGCATGGACTTGCTGGTCACCGGCGCCCACATGGCGGTCCTGTTCATCGCCCTCGAAATCCTCTCGCTGCCGCTGTATGCCATGGCCGCGGGGCATGGCAAACATGATGAGCATGTCGAGGCGGGCGCGAAGTATTTCCTCAATGGCGCCTTTGCCTCCGGCATCCTGCTTTTTGGCATCGCGCTGGTCTATGGCGCCACCGGCAGTTTCAATCTCGAGCAGATCGGCCGGGCGATCGCGCAGGGCGACGCTCACGGTCTGCTGGTCTGGATCGGCGGAATCCTGATTGCGATCGGCTTCCTCTTCAAGATTGCCGCGGCGCCGTTCCATGCCTGGGCGCCCGATGTCTACGCCGGCGCGCCCACACCCACCGTTGCCTTCTATTCCGCCGCGCCCAAGGCGGCGGCGGTCGGGTTGCTTCTGCGTCTCACGCTCTCCGTGTTCGCCGACATTCCGATGGAGTCGTTTCTCTGGGGGATCGCCTGGCTGTCGATGCTGGTCGGCAATCTCCTGGCCTTGCGCCAGCATGATCTGAAACGCCTGCTCGCCTATTCCGGCATTGCCCACATGGGCTATGCCCTGGTCGGCCTCGCTGCTGGAGGGTCCAGCGCGGTCGGGGCCGTGAGTTTCTATCTGCTCGGGTATGCCGGAATGTCGGTGGGCGGCTTCGCCGTGCTCTGCGCCATCAGCCATGGTGGTGTGAGCGCCACGCTGGAGAATGTCGCCGGCCTCGGCAAACGCCACCCGGCGCTGGCGGCGGTCCTTTCGATCTTCATGTTCGCGCTGGCGGGCATACCGCCGACCGTCGGCTTTGCCGGCAAGTTCGTCGTCTTCTCCGAAGCTGTGCGCGCCGATCTGGTCGGCCTGGTCATCTGGGCAGTCCTGTTCTCGGCGTTGTCGGTCTACTACTACCTGCGCGTGGTGGTGGCGATGTGGATGTGGCCTCCGACCGAAGAGTCGGCTGCCATCGATCCGCCCGCCTCGCTGCGCCCCGCCCTCTGGCTGGCCACACTGGTCACGATGATCCCCGGCCTGTATCCGCAACCCTTCCTGGACCTGGCCGGCAGTTCGCTCTTCTGGCTGCTGTAG
- a CDS encoding M24 family metallopeptidase, producing MPAILTDQLAAIQQALRDEGLDGWLLYDAHGLNPIARQIAGLVGVVTRRWFALIPAQGPVRVLYHRIESLAFEGMAADKRVYRTWQELDAGIDWATQGCHRVAMEYSPDNAIPYVARVDAATVEKIRARRIEVVSSADLVARFLAAWTPSQFESHRRAVAAVLEIKDLAFDLVRRKVRERASLTEHEVAEFIRGEFARRGMVNDGEGPICAVDANAGNPHYEPTAGKSARVGPNQLVLLDIWAKFDTPDAVYADITWTGYTGPRIPDEIARVFGIVARGRDRAIEFANEKLARGETVHGYEVDRAVRTVIEQAGYGEQFIHRTGHSLGRAVHDVGPNIDDLETQDRRRLQENVAFTVEPGIYLPQFGIRSEINVVVQNRRAVVTTLPLQTEVLPLV from the coding sequence ATGCCCGCCATACTCACCGATCAACTGGCCGCGATCCAGCAGGCCTTGCGTGACGAGGGGCTGGACGGTTGGCTGCTTTACGACGCCCACGGTCTCAACCCGATTGCGCGGCAGATCGCCGGCCTGGTCGGGGTGGTGACCCGCCGCTGGTTTGCGCTGATCCCGGCGCAGGGGCCGGTGCGGGTGCTCTACCATCGCATCGAGAGTCTCGCGTTCGAGGGAATGGCGGCGGACAAGCGCGTGTACCGCACCTGGCAGGAACTGGACGCGGGGATCGACTGGGCGACGCAGGGGTGCCATCGGGTGGCGATGGAGTATTCCCCCGACAACGCGATCCCGTACGTGGCGCGGGTCGACGCGGCGACGGTGGAAAAGATTCGCGCGCGCCGCATCGAGGTGGTCTCCTCCGCCGATTTGGTGGCGCGGTTTCTCGCCGCCTGGACGCCGTCGCAGTTTGAAAGCCATCGGCGGGCCGTGGCCGCGGTGCTGGAGATCAAGGATTTGGCCTTCGATCTGGTGCGGCGCAAAGTGCGCGAGCGCGCATCACTGACCGAGCATGAGGTCGCCGAGTTCATCCGCGGCGAATTCGCCCGGCGCGGGATGGTGAACGACGGCGAAGGGCCGATCTGCGCGGTGGATGCCAACGCCGGCAATCCGCACTATGAGCCGACCGCGGGCAAATCGGCGCGGGTCGGGCCGAATCAGCTCGTGCTGTTGGACATCTGGGCGAAGTTCGACACGCCCGATGCCGTCTATGCCGACATCACCTGGACCGGCTATACCGGCCCCCGGATTCCCGATGAGATCGCCAGGGTCTTCGGGATAGTGGCGCGGGGACGCGACCGTGCAATCGAGTTCGCCAATGAGAAACTGGCGCGCGGCGAGACGGTCCACGGTTACGAAGTCGACCGGGCGGTGCGCACGGTGATTGAACAGGCCGGTTACGGCGAGCAGTTCATCCATCGCACCGGCCACTCGCTGGGGCGCGCGGTCCATGATGTCGGCCCCAACATCGACGATTTGGAGACGCAGGACCGGCGGCGGCTGCAGGAGAATGTCGCCTTCACCGTCGAGCCGGGTATTTATCTGCCGCAGTTTGGCATCCGCTCCGAGATCAACGTGGTCGTGCAGAACCGCCGCGCGGTGGTCACCACGCTGCCATTGCAGACCGAAGTCCTGCCGCTTGTATGA